The Suncus etruscus isolate mSunEtr1 chromosome 7, mSunEtr1.pri.cur, whole genome shotgun sequence genome includes a window with the following:
- the PIGC gene encoding phosphatidylinositol N-acetylglucosaminyltransferase subunit C has product MCAQTDIRWQKVLYERQPFPDNYVDPRFLEELQKNIHVRKYQYWAVVFESSVVVQQLCSVCVFMVIWWYLDEGLLAPHWLFGAGLASSLVGYALFDIIDGGEGRRKSRRTRWADLKSALVFITFTYGFSPVLKTLTESVSTDTIYAMSVFMLLGHLIFFDYGANAAIVSSTLSLNMAIFASVCLASRLPRSLHAFIMVTFAIQIFALWPMLQKKLKACTPRCHVAITLIFALTAWAGLLSISVVGAILFALLLLTISCLCPFYLIHQQLFKENIHGPWDEAEIKEDLSRFLR; this is encoded by the coding sequence atgtgTGCCCAGACAGACATCCGGTGGCAGAAGGTACTATATGAGCGCCAGCCCTTTCCTGACAACTATGTGGACCCGCGTTTCCTGGAGGAGCTGCAGAAGAACATCCATGTGCGCAAGTACCAGTACTGGGCAGTGGTCTTTGAGTCCAGTGTGGTGGTCCAGCAGCTGTGCAGTGTGTGTGTCTTCATGGTCATCTGGTGGTACCTGGACGAGGGGCTTCTGGCCCCTCACTGGCTCTTCGGTGCTGGCCTGGCCTCCTCTCTGGTGGGCTATGCCCTGTTTGACATCATTGATGGTGGCGAAGGGCGCAGGAAGAGCAGGCGTACTCGCTGGGCCGATCTTAAGAGTGCCCTGGTCTTTATCACCTTCACCTATGGCTTCTCGCCAGTGCTTAAGACCCTAACTGAGTCGGTAAGCACTGACACCATATATGCCATGTCGGTATTCATGCTGCTGGGCCACCTCATCTTCTTTGATTACGGGGCCAATGCTGCCATTGTATCCAGCACCCTGTCTCTGAACATGGCCATCTTTGCCTCGGTGTGCCTAGCCTCGAGACTGCCACGCTCCCTACATGCCTTCATCATGGTCACATTCGCCATCCAGATATTTGCGCTGTGGCCCATGCTGCAGAAGAAGCTCAAGGCCTGCACACCACGCTGCCACGTAGCCATCACGTTGATCTTTGCCTTAACAGCCTGGGCGGGCCTGTTGTCCATCAGTGTTGTGGGTGCCATCCTCTTTGCCCTTTTGCTGCTCACCATCTCCTGCCTCTGCCCTTTCTACCTCATCCACCAACAGCTCTTTAAAGAGAACATCCACGGGCCTTGGGATGAGGCTGAAATCAAAGAGGACTTATCCAGGTTCCTCAGATGA